One bacterium CG_4_10_14_0_2_um_filter_33_32 DNA segment encodes these proteins:
- a CDS encoding tRNA guanosine(34) transglycosylase Tgt gives MLEFRITKKDKNTKARIGELSTQHGVIKTPIFMPVGTCATVKTVSSEELKDLNAEIILSNTYHLYLRPGNQLIKEMGGLHKFMNWDRPILTDSGGYQVFSLGSGSKAENLVKIQKEGVEFKSYLDGSRHFFTPEKVIDIQLDLGSDIIMPLDYCPSAEASKIEIEHAVNITSNWFEKAWKHFQKKTTKLKNKPALFAIIQGGPYEDLRKKSFDFLSQFGVQGFSIGGVANAGESKLKQQKALEYTLPLIQEDKPRYLMGVGEPEDLLEAIERGIDMFDCVVPTRMARNGAVWTKKGRIDLNLAKYKLDPKPIDKCSCKTCQNYSRAYIRHLLKEKEVLGIRLTTMHNLHFIISLMADARKAIQEQKFPQFKKDFFSEFKN, from the coding sequence ATGCTTGAATTTAGGATTACAAAAAAAGATAAAAATACCAAAGCCAGAATAGGGGAGTTAAGCACTCAGCATGGTGTCATCAAAACCCCTATTTTCATGCCTGTCGGCACGTGTGCAACCGTAAAAACAGTCTCATCAGAAGAATTAAAAGATTTAAACGCCGAAATAATTTTATCTAATACTTACCATTTATATCTAAGACCTGGCAATCAATTAATTAAAGAAATGGGTGGGTTGCATAAATTTATGAACTGGGATAGACCGATTCTTACGGATAGTGGAGGCTATCAGGTTTTTAGCTTAGGAAGCGGCTCAAAAGCAGAAAATCTAGTTAAAATTCAAAAAGAAGGTGTTGAATTTAAATCATATCTTGACGGATCAAGGCACTTTTTCACACCTGAAAAAGTGATAGATATTCAATTAGACTTAGGCTCTGATATTATCATGCCATTAGACTATTGTCCCTCGGCTGAAGCAAGCAAAATAGAAATAGAACATGCGGTAAATATAACAAGTAATTGGTTTGAAAAGGCATGGAAACATTTCCAGAAAAAAACAACCAAACTTAAAAATAAACCGGCTCTGTTTGCTATTATACAAGGTGGCCCTTACGAAGATTTGCGGAAAAAATCCTTTGATTTCCTGTCTCAATTTGGGGTGCAAGGCTTTTCAATCGGAGGTGTGGCAAATGCCGGCGAATCCAAATTAAAACAACAAAAAGCGCTTGAGTATACTCTTCCATTAATACAGGAAGATAAACCCAGATACTTAATGGGTGTTGGTGAGCCTGAGGATCTTCTAGAAGCGATAGAAAGAGGTATAGACATGTTTGACTGCGTTGTACCCACTAGAATGGCTAGAAACGGCGCTGTATGGACTAAAAAGGGTAGAATAGATCTTAATTTGGCAAAATATAAGCTTGACCCTAAGCCTATTGATAAATGTTCTTGCAAAACCTGTCAAAACTATTCCAGGGCATATATCAGACATCTTTTAAAAGAAAAAGAAGTTTTAGGTATACGTCTTACAACAATGCATAATCTTCATTTTATTATCTCTTTAATGGCTGATGCTAGAAAAGCTATCCAAGAACAAAAATTCCCGCAGTTCAAAAAAGATTTTTTTAGCGAATTTAAGAATTAG